GGGAGAGGTCTTCCGTGGTGGCGGTGGTGAGGGGCGGAAAGCCGGTCATCGGCAGCGGCGCAGGAAGTCCATCAACTGGGCGGCCTGGGCGGCGGCGGTGTGGGGTCTGATCGCCTGCGGATCGAGGGGCACGGGGGTGGCGTACTGATCCCGCTGCAGCCAGGCGTGGTCGATGGCGGCCGCAAGGGTGCCTGGGCTTTCGCCGCTGGGGAACGGCACCACCGTGCCGCCCCCGCAGCATCTGATCAAGGGCACCACCGGGCTGCGCTCGTGCATCAGCGCCAGCAGGGGGCGGCGGGCCAGCAGGTAGGGGATGAGCTTGGAGGCGGTGTAGGCCGGATCATCGGAGCCGATCACCAGCAGGGCATCGGCGGCCCTGAGGCTGGCGAGGGTGAGCGAGAGGGGCAGGCGATCGGTGCGCTCCTCCACCAGGTGGCCCAGCCCGAGGCGCTCGGCAACGGGGCGAATGCTGGGGATCCCGGACCCTGCGGCGGCGTAGGAGGTGCCGAGGAAATGGAGCCGCAGGCGGCTCAGCAGGCTTGCTGAAGCATGGCGCTTGAGGGCGAGGAACAGGCCCTCGAGCGCCGTGGTGAGATCAGCGCCGCCCCGGCCGATCGACAGCCAGTGGATCAGCCCGTCGCCGGGATCAAAGGGCAGGGCGCCGGGGGGGATCGCCTCCAGGCGTTCGAAATCCTCGGGCGCACCGGGAAACGGCAGCTCAAGGGAGGGCCGCCCAACGGTGAAGGGATAACGCCGATGCAGATCGTCGAGGTAGGCCGCACTGACGGCGATCAAACCGGAGCAGGTCTGCAGCACCCGGGGTTCGCGGCTGCGATTCAGGCGATCGGCGAGGGCGTATTTGAGGCGGCCGCCGGGCGGGCTGATCTGGGGGTGATCGCGGTAGTAGTCGTTGACCCAGGGATCCTGGTAATCCAGCACGAACGGCACCCCGAAGCGCTGGCGCCAGCGGGGCCCGAGGCGGAAGCAGCCGAAGGCGGTGCTGGAGACCAGCACCCGATCGAAGGGGCGCTCGTTGAGCAGACGATCACCGGCCGCAGCCAGGGCCCCGAGGCAGCGGGCCTCGACGCTGCCCAGGCCGGGCACACGGCTCCAGCGCAGGCTGCGGCCGCGGACCCGGTGGATCGGCACGGTGGCCGGCAGAGCGTCCGCCTGCCAGGGATCCATTGGGGAGGCCACGCAGACGGGATCCACCGCCAGCACCTCCGCCTCCACCCCCTGGGCGGCGAAGTGGGGCAGCAGCATGCGCAGACGCTGGCTGTCGGCGGCGCTGGTGGGGGGAAAGCGGGGGGAGACCAGAAGAACTCTCAAGATTGGCCCACCAGCAAGCAAGACTGAATTCCGGTCAAATACTCCGAGCCTCTATCACTTAAAATCTCAAAAATCAGTCATGGTAACGGCATGCACTTGTCGTTGATTGAATCAACCGCGAACAGTTTATGCGTGCTCCGACACTGCAGACGAAAACCCAGATCAGCTAAAAGAATTGATTCGATATTGTCAAAAGCTGAATTATGCACAATCTCAAACATGAATACTGGCAAGTATCTCAACGCTTGCGCACAAGCAGACCTTCGTAGACACCAACTTGAGCAGGAACATAATCGACAAAGTTCTGACAAGAAGAAATCTCCTCGATCAAATCAACCAGAATATAGTCCCGGCTCTTGCCCCAAAAATCATCATTGTCCCAGTTATCGCAATAAATAAATCCCCCCTTCTTTACCTTTGGAAATCCTTTTGTAAAGCATTCTGATCTTGGGCCTCCATCAATAAACAATAGATCTAAATGTCCATCAGGAAGCTCGGAAAAATCCGACATCACGCTTCCACGCCATTCATACCTTAAATCTACATTATCGATTTTCTCGCCTTCTATCATTATACATAGTAACTTAAACCATTCCTCCGAAGCTTCAATGCTGACTAAGGACTGAACGCGATCCGAGAGCCAAAGAGTACTAAAACCTGAGCCTACTTCCCATACCTTCCAATTACTCCGCAGAATCTCGTCTAATTTCTTGGAGGCGGCAAAAGGTATCCAAGGCTGTCGAGGAAAACGCCCGAAAAACTTACGTCGCAAAGCCTGAGAAAAAGAGGTTAGAGAGTGCGGAAGATTCTTCCAACCCACAAACTGACCCTTTCCAGTTTTCAAGCGACCCATAAATAGCAAATCAGTAGTTTGGCTTAAGCCAAGAAATGACTTCTTAAAGACAGTGAGATTGACCAGAAACCATCACAAGCATGTTTACCATAAACAAGCAAGCAACGTATGTAAATTACACCCACGAGAAATGCATGGACAATATCAAAAGCTTGAATCGGAGCAGGTGATTGTTAATTATCGTTCTAGATCTTCGTGCTAGCAATGCGGAAAGCGGCCGCAGCTCAGTGGACCGAACACCAGGCGTCGAAATAGGTCAGTGTCATGCTCACGCGCTGGCTGTCGACGGGGGGGGGGGGGGGCAGCAGCAGCAGGAGGCGCACTAGGCGGGGCAGATGATTTTTAGACCAGGAAAGGCCTGGCGGTAGCGGCTCTGATCACGGGTGAGGAAGGGAATCCCTTCCACCAGGGCATGGGCACCGATGAGGAAGTCTGGAAGGATCATTCGCCGCTGGCCGCCACGTTCGAGATAGGCCGCGTGGGCCCTGGCCGCCAGAAACGAGGTCTCTTTCGGAATGGGGCGGTAGTCGTAGAGATGGGCGGGCAGAACGTGCTCAACCTCTTCGATGCGCTGCACCGCAAAGGAAATTTTTGCGTACACGATCGCATTGATAACAACCGGGCCGGCATTCAGATGGTGCTAATATATCTAATTGCTCCAGAAACACCAGCTGGGATCAGCGGTGAACACATCCAGCAGCACACTGGAATCCACCAACACCATCAGGAGGCTTCTCCCCTGGTGAGGGAAAGCAATTCCTCAGTGGTCAGGCGGGTGCGCAGGCGAGCCTCACGCAGCCGGCGAATGCCCTCGTAGCCACGACTGGGCTGGTCGTCGTCCTTTTCGATCACCACGTGACCGTTCTCTTCCCGAAAGCTAACGGCCGTGTGGGGGAACAGCCCGAAGCGCTCCAGGATGGCCTGGGGGATCGTGACCTGGCCCTTGCTGGTGATGCGCATGTCCGCCCATCAAGTGTAAGAATCTTACTGTTGATGGGCCCTACGCCTGCAGCTGCGGCCGGCGGCTGAAGCGATGGCTTGGCCGCTCGATCAGAGCCCAGAACCCCCAGGCCACCAGCACCGACAGCACCAGGGCCAGCAGACACACCAGCAACTGAGACAGCGGAGAGAGTGGCCAGCGGCTGAGCAGATTCACCACGCGCCCGCCGATGGGCACGTGAGTGAGAAAGAGCGAATAGGAGATGCCCCCGAACCAGAGCAACGGCGCCGGGCCAAAGGCCGGAGCCGCCAGGGCCAGGTGCAGCAGCGCAACGCACACCGCGGCCACCAAGGCCTGCTCGATGCCGGCCAGCCTGGCCAGAAGGAGCAGCAGCCAGGCCATCGCCAGCCAGTGCAACGGCCGGGGCCGCATGGCCTGGTGGGCCGTGACCCAGCCGAGCGCGAACACCGGCAGCACCCGGAACACCAGCGTGTTCTGGGGGATCAGCACCGCCAGGGCCGAAACGGCCGCCACCCCCAGTGCGTAGAGCCAGGGTGAAAGAGCCTCACGCTGGGCGGGCCGGGCCCAGGGTTCGATCAGGCCGGCCACGGCGTAGAACTGCACCTCCAGGGCGAGGGTCCAGGCCACCACCAGGATCCAGCTGCCGCCCAGCAGGCCGGTGAGGTAGAGGTTGTCGCTGAGCAGGGCCGTGAACGCCTGCGGAACGGTGACGCTGAAGCTGCCCTGATACCCCGGTGCCAGGGTGGAGAGACAGTTGAGGCCCAGCGCCAGCACAGAGGCCACGGCGTAGGGAGGCTGGAGGCGCAACAGGCGGCGCATCAGAAACGAAGGCAGATCGCG
Above is a genomic segment from Cyanobium sp. ATX 6F1 containing:
- a CDS encoding glycosyltransferase; its protein translation is MRVLLVSPRFPPTSAADSQRLRMLLPHFAAQGVEAEVLAVDPVCVASPMDPWQADALPATVPIHRVRGRSLRWSRVPGLGSVEARCLGALAAAGDRLLNERPFDRVLVSSTAFGCFRLGPRWRQRFGVPFVLDYQDPWVNDYYRDHPQISPPGGRLKYALADRLNRSREPRVLQTCSGLIAVSAAYLDDLHRRYPFTVGRPSLELPFPGAPEDFERLEAIPPGALPFDPGDGLIHWLSIGRGGADLTTALEGLFLALKRHASASLLSRLRLHFLGTSYAAAGSGIPSIRPVAERLGLGHLVEERTDRLPLSLTLASLRAADALLVIGSDDPAYTASKLIPYLLARRPLLALMHERSPVVPLIRCCGGGTVVPFPSGESPGTLAAAIDHAWLQRDQYATPVPLDPQAIRPHTAAAQAAQLMDFLRRCR
- a CDS encoding class I SAM-dependent methyltransferase — translated: MGRLKTGKGQFVGWKNLPHSLTSFSQALRRKFFGRFPRQPWIPFAASKKLDEILRSNWKVWEVGSGFSTLWLSDRVQSLVSIEASEEWFKLLCIMIEGEKIDNVDLRYEWRGSVMSDFSELPDGHLDLLFIDGGPRSECFTKGFPKVKKGGFIYCDNWDNDDFWGKSRDYILVDLIEEISSCQNFVDYVPAQVGVYEGLLVRKR
- a CDS encoding type II toxin-antitoxin system VapC family toxin — encoded protein: MYAKISFAVQRIEEVEHVLPAHLYDYRPIPKETSFLAARAHAAYLERGGQRRMILPDFLIGAHALVEGIPFLTRDQSRYRQAFPGLKIICPA
- a CDS encoding AbrB/MazE/SpoVT family DNA-binding domain-containing protein produces the protein MRITSKGQVTIPQAILERFGLFPHTAVSFREENGHVVIEKDDDQPSRGYEGIRRLREARLRTRLTTEELLSLTRGEAS
- a CDS encoding acyltransferase family protein, whose translation is MSTSGRIHSLEVLRCVAALAVAWFHITHGGKLLAGAASPLLQAASALGAIGFHGITLFFVLTGFVIPWSIRNAPPVDGLLGSLRDLPSFLMRRLLRLQPPYAVASVLALGLNCLSTLAPGYQGSFSVTVPQAFTALLSDNLYLTGLLGGSWILVVAWTLALEVQFYAVAGLIEPWARPAQREALSPWLYALGVAAVSALAVLIPQNTLVFRVLPVFALGWVTAHQAMRPRPLHWLAMAWLLLLLARLAGIEQALVAAVCVALLHLALAAPAFGPAPLLWFGGISYSLFLTHVPIGGRVVNLLSRWPLSPLSQLLVCLLALVLSVLVAWGFWALIERPSHRFSRRPQLQA